In Montipora capricornis isolate CH-2021 chromosome 4, ASM3666992v2, whole genome shotgun sequence, a single genomic region encodes these proteins:
- the LOC138047156 gene encoding pyridoxal 5'-phosphate synthase subunit PdxT-like: MEEPRAKLRIGVLAIQGAFFEHRAALTKALNNSSLSKDFDLEVRDVKESYQLNDLNGLILPGGESTTMSLFLQSSKFEDVLKKWITSKENPKVVWGTCAGLILLSNNIEGQKQGGQSKIGGIDVTTSRNFFGRQVNSFEAKVKLHKKLLNNSSAINKCTDSPDSIASYHGVFIRAPAVVSVDNPKVEILATIDWLEREEPVVVGVSQDNLIGTAFHPELTEDTRWHEYFLRQIVERTNWGNNTGVPRT; the protein is encoded by the exons ATGGAGGAGCCTCGAGCGAAATTGAGAATTGGTGTTTTGGCAATTCAAGGTGCCTTCTTTGAGCATAGAGCAGCGCTTACCAAAGCTCTGAACAACTCATCATTAAGCAAAGATTTTGATCTTGAAGTCAGGGATGTCAAAGAATCTTATCAACTGAACGATTTGAACGGACTTATTTTGCCTGGAGGGGAAAGTACAACGATGAGTTTGTTTCTTCAATCTAGTAAATTTGAGGACGTTTTGAAAAAATGGATAACTTCCAAAGAAAACCCTAAAGTTGTGTGGGGGACATGTGCAGGCCTTATTTTGCTGTCTAACAACATTGAAGGTCAAAAACAGGGAGGACAATCAAAG ATTGGTGGCATTGATGTCACAACTTCCCGGAATTTTTTTGGGAGACAGGTAAACAGCTTTGAGGCCAAAGTCAAACTTCACAAGAAACTTCTCAATAACAGCAgtgcaataaataaatgcacAGACAGTCCTGATTCTATTGCTAGTTATCATGGAGTCTTCATTAGAGCTCCTGCAGTGGTATCTGTTGACAATCCCAAAGTTGAAATTCTTGCAACCATTGATTGGCTTGAAAGGGAAGAACCTGTCGTTGTAGGAGTCTCTCAGGACAACTTGATTGGAACTGCTTTTCATCCAGAGTTAACAGAGGATACAAGATGGCATGAGTATTTCTTGAGACAAATTGTAGAGAGGACCAACTGGGGAAATAATACTGGTGTTCCAAGGACATAA